From Cucurbita pepo subsp. pepo cultivar mu-cu-16 unplaced genomic scaffold, ASM280686v2 Cp4.1_scaffold000383, whole genome shotgun sequence:
AGTGGGAAGATGGTGAAAGGGCTTTTGATGTGTTACAGTGTGATATTTGTAACTTTCTACGCCATTGCAGCATCTGGATATTGGGTGTTTGGAAACAGGGCAAGCTCCAATATTCTGCTGAGCCTGACGCCGGACACTGGACCTCCATTGGCTCCCTCTTGGATTCTTGGGCTCGCTGTcatctttgttcttcttcaactccTCGCCATTGGACTGGTCAGTGCTCACCTCTCATAATTGCTGCTTATGTTTAACTATGAATGATACATGGATAGTGGTGGAAAACGGGCAGGTGTACTCACAAGTGGCATACGAAATAATGGAGAAGCAATCAGCTGACATGAAGAAAGGAATGTTTTCCAAAAGGAACCTTATTCCAAGGCTCATTCTTCGCTCAATATACATGATCATCTGTGGCTTTTTTGCTGCTATGCTTCCATTCTTTGGTGACATTAGTGCCGTGGTGGGTGCTATTTGCTTCATTCCTCTTGATTTCATTCTACCAATGCTTCTCTATAACATCACCCACAATCCTCCCAAATCCTCCCTCACCTATTCTATCAACCTCGCCATTATTGTCGTCTTCACCGGGGTTGGACTCTTGGGTTCGTTCTCTTCTATACGAAAGCTCGTTCTTGATGCTTCCAAGTTCAAGCTCTTCAGTAATCATGTTGTCGATTGATCTAAAAATAcctctaaattttgtattcaatttaaaaatactcttaaaatttcttaaagGTAANNNNNNNNNNNNNNNNNNNNNNNNNNNNNNNNNNNNNNNNNNNNNNNNNNNNNNNNNNNNNNNNNNNNNNNNNNNNNNNNNNNNNNNNNNNNNNNNNNNNNNNNNNNNNNNNNNNNNNNNNNNNNNNNNNNN
This genomic window contains:
- the LOC111785145 gene encoding probable GABA transporter 2, with product MVKGLLMCYSVIFVTFYAIAASGYWVFGNRASSNILLSLTPDTGPPLAPSWILGLAVIFVLLQLLAIGLVYSQVAYEIMEKQSADMKKGMFSKRNLIPRLILRSIYMIICGFFAAMLPFFGDISAVVGAICFIPLDFILPMLLYNITHNPPKSSLTYSINLAIIVVFTGVGLLGSFSSIRKLVLDASKFKLFSNHVVD